In Amia ocellicauda isolate fAmiCal2 chromosome 7, fAmiCal2.hap1, whole genome shotgun sequence, one genomic interval encodes:
- the wdr83os gene encoding PAT complex subunit Asterix encodes MSSNSMSDPRRPNKIQRYKPPSTDTNPTLEDPTPDYMNLLGMIFSMCGLMLKLKWCAWIAVYCSFISFANSRSSEDTKQMMSSFMLSISAVVMSYLQNPQPMSPPW; translated from the exons ATGTCCTCCAACAGTATGTCGGACCCCCGGAGACCCAACAAGATCCAGAG GTACAAGCCCCCCAGCACAGACACGAACCCCACGCTGGAGGACCCCACCCCCGACTATATGAACCTGCTGGGCATGATCTTCAGCATGTGTGGGCTGATGCTCAAG CTGAAGTGGTGTGCCTGGATCGCAGTGTACTGCTCCTTCATCAGCTTCGCCAACTCCCGGAGCTCAGAGGACACCAAGCAAATGATGAGCAGCTTCAT GCTGTCCATCTCCGCGGTAGTGATGTCATACCTGCAGAACCCCCAGCCCATGTCGCCGCCATGGTAA